A stretch of the Chitiniphilus purpureus genome encodes the following:
- a CDS encoding cbb3-type cytochrome oxidase subunit 3: MDLQTLLRALVTVLAFVCFVGICIWAYSSRARKGMDEAAQLPFLDDDKPDSGDKQS; encoded by the coding sequence ATGGACCTGCAAACCCTGCTCCGGGCGCTCGTCACCGTGCTGGCCTTTGTCTGCTTCGTGGGCATCTGCATCTGGGCCTACAGCAGCCGCGCCAGGAAAGGCATGGACGAAGCGGCGCAACTGCCCTTCCTCGATGACGACAAGCCCGATTCAGGCGACAAGCAGTCCTGA
- the ccoN gene encoding cytochrome-c oxidase, cbb3-type subunit I: MENQATYNYKVVRQFAFMTVVWGIVGMLVGVVIAAQMVWPDLNVGPYFHFGRLRPLHTNAVIFAFGGCGLMATSLYVVQRTCNVRLISDGLSAFVFWGWQAVIVLAAITLPLGFTSGKEYAELEWPIDILITLVWVAYAVVFFGTIAKRKVKHIYVANWFYGAFILAVALLHIVNSMEMPVSMWKSYSAYSGAVDAMVQWWYGHNAVGFFLTAGFLGMMYYFVPKQANRPVYSYRLSVVHFWALIFTYMWAGPHHLHYTALPDWTQSLGMVFSLILLAPSWGGMINGIMTLSGAWHKLRTDPILKFLVTALSFYGMSTFEGPMMSIKTVNALSHFTDWTIGHVHSGALGWVAMITIGSIYYLVPRLFNREQMYSIRLIEAHFWIATIGTVLYIASMWIAGVTQGLMWRAVNPDGTLTYAFIDAVKASHPYFFIRFLGGFMFLSGMVLMLYNVIRTAMAGKPVNAEIPPVLAHA; encoded by the coding sequence ATGGAAAACCAAGCCACATACAATTACAAGGTGGTACGGCAATTCGCCTTTATGACCGTGGTCTGGGGCATTGTCGGCATGCTGGTCGGGGTGGTAATCGCCGCCCAGATGGTCTGGCCTGATCTGAATGTCGGGCCCTACTTCCACTTCGGGCGCCTGCGTCCATTGCATACCAATGCCGTGATCTTCGCGTTCGGCGGCTGCGGTCTGATGGCCACCTCGCTTTACGTGGTGCAGCGCACCTGTAACGTGCGTCTGATCTCCGACGGCCTGTCCGCCTTCGTGTTCTGGGGCTGGCAGGCGGTCATCGTGCTGGCCGCGATCACCTTGCCGCTCGGCTTCACCAGCGGCAAGGAGTACGCCGAGCTCGAATGGCCGATCGACATCCTAATCACCCTCGTCTGGGTGGCCTATGCCGTGGTGTTCTTTGGCACCATCGCCAAGCGCAAAGTCAAGCATATCTACGTGGCCAACTGGTTCTACGGTGCCTTCATCCTGGCCGTGGCCCTGCTGCACATCGTCAACAGCATGGAAATGCCGGTCTCGATGTGGAAGAGCTACTCGGCCTATTCGGGCGCGGTGGATGCCATGGTGCAGTGGTGGTACGGCCACAATGCGGTCGGCTTCTTCCTGACCGCGGGCTTCCTGGGGATGATGTACTACTTCGTGCCCAAGCAGGCCAATCGCCCGGTCTACTCGTATCGGCTGTCGGTGGTGCACTTCTGGGCGCTGATCTTCACCTACATGTGGGCCGGCCCGCACCATCTGCACTACACCGCGCTGCCGGACTGGACCCAGTCGCTGGGCATGGTGTTCTCGCTGATCCTGCTGGCGCCGTCCTGGGGCGGCATGATCAACGGCATCATGACGCTGTCGGGCGCCTGGCATAAGCTGCGCACCGATCCGATCCTGAAGTTCCTGGTCACGGCGCTGTCGTTCTACGGCATGTCGACCTTCGAAGGTCCGATGATGTCGATCAAGACGGTGAACGCGCTGTCGCACTTCACCGACTGGACCATCGGCCACGTGCACTCGGGCGCGCTGGGCTGGGTGGCGATGATCACCATCGGCTCGATCTACTACCTGGTGCCGCGGCTGTTCAACCGTGAGCAGATGTATTCGATACGGCTGATCGAGGCGCATTTCTGGATCGCGACCATCGGTACCGTGCTCTACATCGCCTCGATGTGGATCGCCGGGGTGACGCAAGGCCTGATGTGGCGCGCGGTGAACCCGGACGGCACGCTGACCTATGCCTTCATCGACGCGGTCAAGGCCAGCCATCCGTACTTCTTCATCCGTTTCCTTGGCGGCTTCATGTTCCTCTCGGGCATGGTGCTGATGCTGTACAACGTGATCCGCACCGCCATGGCCGGCAAGCCGGTCAACGCCGAGATCCCGCCGGTGCTCGCCCACGCCTGA
- the ccoP gene encoding cytochrome-c oxidase, cbb3-type subunit III: protein MTDFTSGFWGVFIAVVVIVSMIWLGYLVKSQTTVRLKKGEEAKVTGHVWDEDLEEYSNPLPGWWIVLFYATIVFSVVYLAFYPGLVVMGNLRNWSSGGQHQQEVQKANQKYGPVFAKYQAMPIAQVAQNPEARDIGKRLFYTYCIQCHGTNAEGAKGFPNLTDSDWLYGGKPEQIVETLNKGRHGQMPPFGAAFGEEKVRDVANHVLKLAGRSHNEVRAARGEATFKQVCIACHGADGKGNQSMGAPNLTDNVWLYGGSEATIVETITNGRDNVMPAWQAFLGDAKVHLLAAYVYGLSNPAAAR from the coding sequence ATGACGGATTTCACAAGCGGTTTCTGGGGCGTCTTCATCGCCGTCGTCGTCATCGTGTCGATGATCTGGCTGGGGTACCTCGTCAAGAGCCAGACCACGGTCAGGCTGAAGAAGGGCGAGGAGGCCAAGGTCACGGGCCATGTCTGGGACGAAGACCTGGAGGAATACAGCAATCCACTGCCCGGTTGGTGGATCGTGCTGTTCTACGCCACCATCGTGTTTTCGGTGGTGTACCTGGCGTTCTACCCGGGCCTCGTGGTGATGGGCAATCTGCGCAACTGGTCGTCAGGCGGCCAGCACCAGCAGGAGGTGCAGAAGGCCAATCAGAAATACGGCCCGGTGTTCGCCAAGTACCAAGCGATGCCGATCGCCCAGGTGGCGCAGAACCCTGAGGCGCGCGACATCGGCAAGCGCCTCTTCTACACCTACTGCATCCAGTGCCACGGCACCAATGCAGAAGGCGCCAAGGGCTTTCCCAACCTGACCGACAGCGACTGGCTGTACGGCGGCAAACCCGAGCAGATCGTCGAGACGCTGAACAAGGGTCGCCATGGCCAGATGCCGCCGTTCGGCGCGGCCTTCGGCGAGGAAAAGGTGCGCGACGTGGCCAATCATGTGCTCAAGCTGGCTGGCCGGTCACACAACGAGGTCCGCGCCGCACGTGGCGAGGCCACCTTCAAGCAGGTGTGCATCGCCTGTCACGGTGCCGACGGCAAGGGCAACCAGAGCATGGGTGCGCCCAACCTGACCGACAACGTGTGGCTGTATGGTGGCTCGGAAGCCACCATCGTCGAAACCATCACCAACGGACGCGACAACGTGATGCCGGCCTGGCAGGCCTTCCTGGGCGATGCCAAGGTCCATCTGCTTGCCGCCTACGTCTACGGCCTGTCGAACCCAGCCGCGGCCAGATAA
- the infA gene encoding translation initiation factor IF-1 yields the protein MSKEDLVEMEGLIAEVLPDSRFRVKLTNGVEIAAYASGRVRKNHIRILEGDRVTVEISPYDLTKGRISFRHKDERPGAAPARPNNQFRRR from the coding sequence ATGTCCAAAGAAGACCTGGTGGAAATGGAAGGGTTGATTGCCGAAGTCCTGCCCGATTCGCGTTTTCGGGTGAAGTTGACCAACGGCGTTGAAATCGCCGCCTATGCATCCGGCCGGGTGCGCAAGAACCATATCCGCATCCTGGAAGGGGACCGCGTCACGGTGGAAATCTCGCCCTACGATCTGACCAAGGGCAGGATCAGCTTCCGGCACAAGGACGAGCGCCCGGGCGCCGCGCCCGCCCGTCCCAACAACCAGTTCCGCCGCCGCTAG
- the ccoS gene encoding cbb3-type cytochrome oxidase assembly protein CcoS: MESLYLLIPLSVLLAFCIGGLFWWAVKSGQFDDLDGPAHRVLHDEDINSEVNENTAEDEKNT, encoded by the coding sequence ATGGAAAGCCTCTACCTGTTGATCCCCCTGTCCGTCCTGCTGGCTTTCTGCATCGGCGGCCTTTTCTGGTGGGCAGTCAAAAGTGGTCAGTTCGATGACCTGGATGGGCCTGCACACCGCGTCCTTCATGACGAAGACATAAACAGCGAAGTCAATGAAAACACGGCTGAAGATGAAAAAAACACCTGA
- a CDS encoding GFA family protein, producing the protein MLYHGSCHCGRIAYEVESEPVSQVIECNCSICQRRGHLLFFVPRSHLRLTTPEEHIASYSFNTHRIRHQFCPVCGCGPFGLGTDPQGNEMAAINARCLEDIDLAALQRQQYDGRSH; encoded by the coding sequence ATGCTCTACCACGGAAGCTGCCATTGCGGCCGCATCGCCTACGAAGTGGAAAGCGAACCGGTCAGCCAGGTGATCGAATGCAACTGTTCGATCTGCCAGCGGCGCGGCCACCTGCTGTTCTTCGTACCCCGCAGCCACCTGCGCCTGACCACGCCTGAAGAGCACATCGCCAGCTATAGCTTCAACACCCACCGCATCCGCCACCAGTTCTGCCCGGTGTGCGGCTGCGGCCCCTTCGGTCTTGGCACCGACCCCCAAGGCAACGAGATGGCCGCCATCAACGCCCGCTGCCTGGAGGATATCGACCTGGCCGCATTGCAGCGCCAGCAGTACGACGGGCGCAGCCACTGA
- the queF gene encoding NADPH-dependent 7-cyano-7-deazaguanine reductase QueF (Catalyzes the NADPH-dependent reduction of 7-cyano-7-deazaguanine (preQ0) to 7-aminomethyl-7-deazaguanine (preQ1) in queuosine biosynthesis) translates to MSSADLSPLGKAVAYQSEYDPGLLFPIARQGKRDEIGVAAPLPFMGVDIWNAYELSWLNARGKPQVALASFDVPADSPHIVESKSFKLYLNSFNQTRIDGPDEVVRRLRHDVSQAVGAPVAVTLTLPERFAEQRLAELDGYCIDNLDIEVDTYQPQPGLLRCDEADAPVDEALVSNLLKSNCLVTGQPDWGSVQIRYVGAPINRESLLRYLISFREHNEFHEQCVERIFMDILRACRPLRLSVYARYTRRGGLDINPYRSNFSGPPPGNRRGARQ, encoded by the coding sequence ATGAGCTCTGCAGATCTGTCTCCGTTAGGCAAGGCGGTTGCCTACCAATCCGAATACGACCCGGGATTGCTGTTTCCGATCGCCCGCCAGGGCAAGCGCGATGAGATCGGTGTCGCCGCCCCGCTGCCCTTCATGGGCGTCGACATCTGGAACGCCTACGAGCTGTCGTGGCTGAACGCGCGCGGCAAGCCGCAGGTGGCGCTGGCCTCGTTCGACGTGCCGGCCGACAGCCCCCACATCGTCGAATCGAAGTCGTTCAAGCTCTATCTGAACAGCTTCAACCAGACCCGGATCGACGGCCCTGATGAAGTGGTCCGGCGACTGCGCCACGATGTGTCGCAGGCCGTGGGCGCTCCGGTCGCGGTGACACTGACCCTGCCGGAGCGCTTTGCCGAACAACGGTTGGCCGAGCTGGACGGCTACTGCATCGACAACCTGGATATCGAGGTGGACACCTACCAGCCGCAACCGGGGCTGCTCCGCTGCGACGAAGCCGACGCGCCGGTCGACGAGGCGCTGGTATCCAACCTGCTCAAATCCAACTGTCTGGTCACCGGCCAGCCGGACTGGGGCAGTGTGCAGATCCGCTACGTGGGTGCGCCGATCAACCGCGAATCGCTGCTGCGCTATCTGATCTCGTTCCGGGAACACAACGAATTCCACGAACAATGCGTCGAGCGCATCTTCATGGACATCCTGCGCGCCTGCCGACCGCTGCGCCTGTCGGTCTACGCCCGCTATACCCGCCGCGGCGGCCTTGACATCAATCCTTACCGCAGCAACTTCAGCGGCCCCCCGCCCGGCAACCGTCGTGGCGCGCGGCAGTAG
- the ccoO gene encoding cytochrome-c oxidase, cbb3-type subunit II, which translates to MNKIQKLIEEKVGWLVVLTLLVISVAMLVEILPLMFSKSVTKPIAGVKPYTALQLAGRDIYIREGCYNCHSQMIRPFRAETERYGHYSVAGESVYDHPFQWGSKRTGPDLARVGGRYSDEWHRAHLIRPQDVVPESIMPPFPWLAARPVDAESLPAKMIALRKLGVPYSDGEIADAPRAVAGKTEMDAMIAYLQGLGLALKDKR; encoded by the coding sequence ATGAACAAGATTCAGAAACTGATCGAAGAAAAAGTGGGCTGGCTGGTGGTGCTCACGCTGCTCGTCATCAGCGTGGCCATGCTCGTGGAAATCCTGCCGCTGATGTTCTCCAAATCGGTCACCAAGCCGATCGCCGGAGTCAAGCCATACACGGCGCTGCAGCTGGCAGGGCGCGACATCTACATCCGTGAAGGCTGCTACAACTGCCACTCGCAGATGATCCGGCCGTTCCGGGCAGAAACCGAGCGCTACGGCCACTATTCGGTGGCCGGCGAATCGGTGTACGACCACCCGTTCCAATGGGGCTCCAAGCGCACCGGGCCTGATCTGGCGCGTGTGGGCGGCCGCTACTCGGACGAATGGCATCGTGCCCACCTGATCCGTCCGCAGGATGTGGTGCCCGAATCCATCATGCCGCCGTTCCCGTGGCTGGCGGCCCGTCCCGTCGACGCCGAGTCACTGCCGGCCAAGATGATCGCGCTGCGCAAGCTGGGCGTGCCCTACAGCGACGGCGAGATCGCCGATGCGCCGAGGGCCGTCGCGGGCAAGACCGAAATGGACGCGATGATCGCGTACCTGCAAGGGCTGGGCTTGGCACTCAAGGACAAAAGGTAA
- the dinB gene encoding DNA polymerase IV — protein MRKIIHIDCDCFYAAVEMRDRPALRTVPLAVGGAAARRGVIATCNYPARAFGVRSAMPTSHALRLCPDLVLVPPDMARYRAASHAVHRIFADYTTLIEPLSLDEAYLDVTDATACRGSATLIAQEIRQRIRTEVGITASAGVAGNKLIAKIASDWHKPDGQMVVTPDAVADFIRPLPVAKLWGVGKVTAARLERLGVRTCDELQRWPRETLISRFGKLGASLYQQCRGEDARPVRAERQRKSLSVEQTYPRDLSDLGACIGRLPELWRDFEQRYLRAAANEPAHKAFVKIKFHDFAQTTMECLCVTPTPAVFERLLAEAWQRGARPVRLLGIGIRFPETASHAVSLPLWETQAAA, from the coding sequence ATGCGCAAGATCATCCACATCGATTGCGACTGCTTCTACGCCGCCGTTGAAATGCGCGACCGGCCGGCGCTGCGCACTGTACCGCTGGCGGTGGGCGGCGCGGCGGCACGCCGCGGCGTGATCGCCACCTGCAACTATCCCGCACGCGCCTTCGGCGTGCGCTCGGCCATGCCGACCTCGCATGCACTGCGCCTATGCCCCGACCTGGTGCTGGTGCCACCGGACATGGCGCGCTACCGTGCCGCCTCGCACGCCGTACACCGGATCTTCGCCGACTACACCACGCTGATCGAACCGCTGTCATTGGATGAAGCGTATCTGGACGTGACCGATGCCACCGCCTGTCGGGGCAGCGCCACACTGATCGCGCAAGAGATCAGACAGCGCATCCGGACCGAGGTGGGCATCACCGCCAGCGCCGGGGTGGCCGGCAACAAACTGATTGCCAAGATCGCCAGTGACTGGCACAAGCCCGATGGGCAGATGGTGGTGACGCCCGACGCGGTTGCCGACTTCATCCGCCCATTGCCGGTGGCGAAACTGTGGGGGGTGGGCAAGGTGACCGCAGCCCGCCTGGAACGGCTGGGCGTGCGTACCTGCGATGAGCTGCAGCGCTGGCCGCGCGAAACGCTGATCAGCCGCTTCGGCAAGCTGGGGGCATCGCTTTACCAGCAGTGCCGGGGCGAGGATGCCCGGCCGGTGCGGGCGGAGCGGCAACGCAAATCGCTGTCGGTGGAACAGACCTATCCACGTGATCTGAGCGACCTGGGCGCATGCATCGGTCGGTTGCCCGAGCTGTGGCGCGATTTCGAACAGCGCTACCTGCGCGCGGCAGCGAACGAGCCGGCCCACAAGGCATTCGTGAAGATCAAGTTCCACGACTTTGCCCAGACCACGATGGAATGCCTGTGCGTGACGCCTACACCGGCAGTGTTCGAACGGCTGCTGGCCGAGGCGTGGCAGCGCGGTGCACGGCCGGTGCGCCTGCTTGGGATCGGCATCCGCTTCCCCGAAACAGCATCGCACGCCGTCTCGCTGCCGCTGTGGGAGACCCAGGCTGCCGCCTGA
- the ccoG gene encoding cytochrome c oxidase accessory protein CcoG yields MAKKLQDIPVTVIHETKDGEYEEVKLYAKHKKIYPRWINGFWNKWRIFFVLATQLFFYGMPWLTFNDRQALLFDLANRKFYILNLVFLPQDFIYLTALLIACALGLFAWTTIGGRLWCGYACPQTVYTEIFLWTEKWIEGDRMQRIKLDNGPNDARKIGLKTAKHTVWIVFSLWTGFTFVGYFTPIRELWQAMFSLGLGPWETFWILFYGFATYGNAGWMREQVCKYMCPYARFQSVMFDADTLIVSYDAERGEPRGSRKKGEDHKAAGKGDCIDCKMCVQVCPVGIDIRDGLQYECIGCTACIDACDEIMDKMHYPRGLIRYTTQNALEHKYPETAFWSRLKRPRVVLYAILIGIVLAVTVVSLALRQPLKVNIARDRAVLVRETDDGWLENSYRLQIENADEHSHIYVIEPAGLQGLRAQVEGGNRIEVASTGIAEVGVRLQVPPGSATPGTHPVRLRVRALDRPDIATEEQLTFISR; encoded by the coding sequence ATGGCCAAGAAACTGCAGGACATTCCCGTCACCGTCATCCACGAGACCAAGGATGGCGAATACGAGGAAGTCAAGCTCTACGCCAAGCACAAGAAAATCTATCCGCGCTGGATCAATGGCTTCTGGAACAAGTGGCGGATCTTCTTCGTGCTCGCCACCCAGCTCTTCTTCTATGGCATGCCCTGGTTGACCTTCAACGACCGGCAGGCATTGCTGTTCGATCTGGCCAACCGCAAGTTCTACATCCTGAACCTGGTGTTCCTGCCACAGGACTTCATCTACCTCACCGCCCTCCTGATCGCCTGCGCGCTCGGTCTTTTCGCCTGGACCACCATCGGTGGGCGGTTGTGGTGCGGCTACGCCTGTCCGCAGACGGTCTACACCGAGATCTTCCTGTGGACCGAGAAGTGGATCGAAGGCGACCGGATGCAGCGCATCAAGCTCGACAACGGGCCGAACGACGCGCGCAAGATCGGGCTCAAGACCGCCAAGCACACTGTGTGGATCGTGTTCTCGCTGTGGACAGGCTTCACCTTCGTCGGTTACTTCACCCCGATCCGCGAACTGTGGCAGGCCATGTTCAGCCTGGGCCTGGGGCCGTGGGAGACCTTCTGGATCCTGTTCTACGGCTTTGCCACCTACGGCAACGCCGGCTGGATGCGCGAGCAGGTCTGCAAATACATGTGCCCGTACGCGCGCTTCCAGAGCGTGATGTTCGATGCCGACACGCTCATCGTCAGCTACGACGCTGAACGCGGCGAGCCACGCGGCAGCCGTAAAAAAGGCGAGGACCACAAGGCGGCCGGCAAGGGCGACTGCATCGACTGCAAGATGTGCGTGCAGGTCTGTCCGGTGGGCATCGATATCCGCGATGGGCTGCAATATGAATGCATCGGCTGTACCGCCTGCATCGACGCGTGTGACGAGATCATGGACAAGATGCATTACCCGCGTGGCCTGATCCGCTACACCACCCAGAACGCGCTGGAGCACAAGTATCCGGAAACCGCGTTCTGGTCGCGCCTGAAGCGGCCGCGGGTGGTGCTGTACGCCATCCTGATCGGCATTGTGCTGGCGGTGACGGTCGTCTCGCTGGCGTTGCGCCAGCCGCTGAAGGTCAACATCGCCCGTGACCGCGCAGTGCTGGTACGCGAAACCGATGACGGGTGGCTGGAAAACAGCTATCGGCTGCAGATCGAGAACGCCGATGAGCACAGCCATATCTATGTGATCGAACCCGCCGGCCTGCAAGGGCTGCGCGCGCAGGTCGAAGGCGGCAACCGGATCGAGGTGGCCTCCACCGGCATCGCCGAAGTCGGGGTGCGGCTGCAGGTGCCCCCAGGCAGCGCCACGCCCGGCACGCATCCGGTACGCCTGCGGGTGCGGGCGCTCGACCGGCCGGATATCGCCACCGAAGAGCAGCTCACCTTCATCAGCCGCTGA
- a CDS encoding LexA family protein, producing the protein MGNPNRDPEYLAKLQDYYADYRSLPSYAVIGELLGMASKSAVSALVKRLTLAGFLETTPDRRLAPTKRFFERELADFNVPAGLPAAANDAMSEAVSIDEYLIPRPSSTLLVKVRGDSMMEAGIYDGDIAVVEKRHGAQVGDVVVAIVDGEYTLKELARDKQGYLLLPRNPAYDPIRPREGLEIFGIMVGLIRKYR; encoded by the coding sequence ATGGGCAATCCGAATCGCGATCCCGAATATCTGGCCAAGCTGCAGGATTATTACGCCGACTACCGCAGCCTGCCCTCGTACGCCGTGATCGGCGAGCTGCTCGGCATGGCCTCCAAGTCGGCCGTTTCCGCACTCGTCAAGCGCCTGACGCTGGCAGGCTTTCTCGAAACCACCCCTGATCGGCGCCTCGCACCGACCAAGCGTTTCTTCGAACGCGAGCTGGCCGATTTCAACGTGCCGGCCGGCCTGCCCGCCGCGGCCAACGATGCGATGAGCGAGGCGGTCAGCATCGACGAATACCTGATCCCACGCCCGTCGAGCACGCTGCTCGTCAAGGTGCGCGGCGATTCGATGATGGAGGCCGGCATCTACGATGGCGACATCGCCGTCGTCGAGAAGCGCCACGGCGCCCAGGTCGGGGACGTCGTCGTCGCCATCGTCGATGGCGAATACACACTCAAGGAACTGGCACGCGACAAGCAGGGCTACCTGCTGCTGCCCAGGAACCCGGCGTACGATCCGATCCGACCGCGCGAAGGGCTGGAAATCTTCGGCATCATGGTCGGGCTGATCCGCAAATACCGTTGA
- a CDS encoding VOC family protein encodes MRQRLNLILLGVADVQRAATFYEALGWRRARAGHDEFVLFDLGGVALALQPRAAFAADAGADTVTCTGFPGFALAYVARQPEEVQQIMARAAQLGAVIVKPASRTAWGHAGYFRDHDGHLIEVVYEDGWHFDANDNLVL; translated from the coding sequence ATGCGCCAGCGCCTCAACCTGATCCTGCTCGGCGTCGCCGATGTGCAACGCGCTGCCACGTTCTACGAGGCGTTGGGCTGGCGCCGCGCGCGCGCCGGCCACGACGAATTCGTACTGTTCGACCTGGGCGGGGTCGCCCTGGCATTGCAGCCGCGCGCGGCCTTCGCCGCGGATGCGGGCGCCGACACGGTGACCTGCACCGGTTTTCCGGGTTTTGCGCTCGCCTACGTGGCGCGCCAGCCCGAGGAAGTCCAGCAGATCATGGCACGGGCGGCGCAGCTGGGCGCCGTGATCGTCAAGCCCGCCAGCCGCACTGCCTGGGGCCATGCCGGCTACTTCCGCGATCACGACGGCCATCTCATCGAGGTGGTCTACGAAGATGGCTGGCATTTCGACGCCAACGACAACCTCGTGCTGTGA
- a CDS encoding tRNA dihydrouridine synthase yields MRIYLAPMEGLLDHILRDMLTRLGGVDLCVTEFVRVSGTLLPERFFLRIAPELRNGSRTPAGVPVRVQLLGSDPVCMAENAARLATLGPAGIDLNFGCPAKTVNRHRGGAVLLDEPESLYRIAAAVRCAVPAGMPVTAKMRLGYEDRAKKLACAQALAAGGAEELVVHARTKRDGYRPPAYWEELPEIREALTIPVIANGEIWSVDDLQRCRAISGCDDVMLGRGMVADPGLALAARSGTGAGWADIEPLLRPFWDKVKPTVQPKHQAGRLKQWLAYLRRSHPQAEALFQRIRTQTDPRLVEALVFDEVAAAAPCRPQADIGALSVPQA; encoded by the coding sequence TTGCGTATCTATCTTGCCCCGATGGAGGGGCTGCTCGACCATATCCTGCGCGACATGCTGACCCGGCTGGGCGGCGTGGACCTCTGCGTGACCGAATTCGTCCGGGTGTCGGGCACCTTGTTGCCCGAACGCTTCTTCCTGCGTATCGCGCCTGAACTGCGTAACGGCAGCAGGACGCCGGCCGGCGTGCCGGTGCGGGTGCAGTTGCTGGGGTCCGATCCGGTGTGCATGGCTGAGAATGCGGCCCGGCTCGCCACGCTCGGCCCGGCGGGGATCGACCTGAACTTCGGTTGTCCCGCCAAGACGGTGAACCGCCACCGCGGCGGTGCCGTGCTGCTGGACGAGCCGGAGTCGCTGTATCGGATCGCGGCGGCGGTGCGCTGTGCCGTGCCCGCCGGCATGCCGGTCACCGCCAAGATGCGCCTGGGATACGAGGATCGTGCAAAGAAGCTGGCATGCGCCCAGGCCCTGGCGGCGGGCGGGGCCGAGGAACTGGTGGTGCATGCGCGTACCAAGCGTGACGGCTATCGTCCGCCAGCGTATTGGGAGGAACTGCCCGAGATCCGCGAGGCGCTGACGATTCCGGTGATCGCCAATGGCGAGATCTGGTCCGTCGACGATCTGCAGCGCTGTCGCGCCATTTCGGGCTGTGACGACGTGATGCTGGGGCGGGGCATGGTCGCCGATCCGGGCCTGGCCCTTGCTGCCCGCAGCGGCACCGGTGCCGGCTGGGCGGACATCGAACCGTTGCTGCGGCCTTTCTGGGACAAGGTGAAGCCGACTGTGCAGCCCAAGCATCAGGCGGGTCGGCTCAAACAGTGGCTGGCCTACCTGCGGCGCAGCCACCCGCAGGCCGAGGCGCTGTTCCAGCGTATCCGTACGCAGACCGATCCGCGCCTGGTCGAGGCGCTGGTGTTCGATGAGGTGGCCGCCGCGGCGCCCTGCCGGCCGCAGGCGGATATCGGGGCGCTCAGCGTACCGCAGGCTTGA
- a CDS encoding FixH family protein gives MPASPPAPPWYKSPWPWFLMSIPALAVVGGIVMLYLAITSNDGLVSDDYYKEGQAINEQLDRDRGAARLGLHAQVLLADNGKDLRVVLDRPTSAALRLKVVHPTRAGLDQTVALKRETERLYTATLAVPLTQPRWRVELADAAGTWRLTGVWQLDLLAPLELKPAVR, from the coding sequence ATGCCTGCCTCCCCCCCTGCCCCACCCTGGTACAAATCGCCCTGGCCCTGGTTCCTGATGAGCATTCCCGCGCTGGCGGTCGTGGGCGGCATCGTCATGCTCTACCTGGCCATCACCAGCAATGACGGCTTGGTCAGCGACGACTATTACAAGGAAGGCCAGGCGATCAACGAACAACTGGACCGCGACCGCGGAGCCGCCCGGCTGGGACTGCACGCGCAGGTGCTGCTTGCCGACAACGGCAAGGACCTGCGCGTGGTGCTGGACCGGCCCACCAGTGCGGCGCTACGCCTCAAGGTCGTGCACCCGACCCGCGCCGGCCTGGACCAGACGGTGGCGCTCAAGCGGGAGACCGAACGGCTTTACACCGCCACGCTGGCGGTACCGCTGACCCAACCGCGCTGGCGCGTGGAACTGGCCGACGCTGCGGGAACCTGGCGGCTCACCGGCGTGTGGCAGCTCGACCTGCTGGCGCCGCTCGAACTCAAGCCTGCGGTACGCTGA